GGCTCACCAACTCGCGGACAAGATCGGCTGAATAGGTGACCGAGAGGCTCACTTCCAAACCAGAGACTTCAACGCGCGGATGATTGATCAAAGAACGCGAAGCTTCAATGCGTTCTGGCAACGATGGAAGGTCATCATTATCTTTAAGCGGATTACCGGGTGAAACCATCCACCAAACACGGTCAAGCTGCAAACGCTTCATGGCCGTCTCAACAACATGCACATGACCTTCGTGCGGCGGGTTGAACGATCCGCCAAACAGACCCACCGACATGCCATTTTCTACATGCGGAATTTTCAAATCATCTGGGTGAAAAGGGCGAACCATATTATACCGCGCAAGCCTACGTGCGCGTTTGTCCTTTGCCGCGCACGCGATAATTGAAGCTGGTCAATTGCTCAACACCAACGGGACCACGCGCATGCATTTTACCTGTCGCAATACCAATCTCAGCACCCATACCAAACTCGCCACCATCAGCAAATTGGGTTGAGGCATTGTGGAGCAAAATTGCTGAATCAACTTCATTGAAAAAGCGCTCAGCAACGTCTGCATCTTCACAAATCACAGCTTCGGTATGGCTCGATGAATAGTCGGAAATATGATCAAGCGCGGCATCAAGCCCATCCACGATACGAACAGATAAAATGGCATCCAAATATTCTGTGCGCCAATCTTCCTCTGTCGCTGGGATCATCCCTTCAATCAAAGCACGGGCCGCTTCATCACCGCGCAATTCGCATCCGCGTTCGCGAAGGCTCGCTGCAATCGATGGAAGATGAGTATCAGCAACAGCGCGATCGACAAGAAGCGTTTCAACAGAACCACAAATACCCGTGCGTCGCATTTTAGCGTTGGCAACAATCTCAACGCTCATATCCAAGGCAGCACTTTGATCAACATAGATATGACAAAGCCCTTCGAGGTGGGCAAAAACCGGCACGCGCGCTTCGCTTTGAACACGCCCTACCAAGCTCTTGCCACCGCGCGGCACAATCACATCAACACAGCCGTCCAGTCCAGTTAACATTGCGCCAACGGCAGCGCGGTCTGTGGTGGGAATATTCTGGATCGCATGCTCTGGAAGCTCGGCAGCCTTCAAGCCTTCCACCAAACAAGCATGAATAGCGCGGGCAGAATGATAGCTATCTGAGCCACCGCGCAAGATCACCGCATTGCCCGCCTTCAAACACAAAGCACCTGCATCTGCCGTTACATTAGGGCGGCTTTCAAAGATAACGCCAATCACACCAAGCGGCGTTCTAACACGGCTAATTTCCAAACCGTTCGGACGGTCCCATTCTGAAATCGCTTCGCCCACAGGGTCGTTCAGGCCGCGAATATCATCTAAGCCTTTAGCAATGGCAGCAATACGATCAGGCGTGAGTTTTAAGCGGTCAAGCATAGCAGCGCTAAGACCCTTCGCCTCACCCGCCTGCATATCAAGTGCGTTGGCCGCCAAGATATCATCGGTTGCCTTTAAAAGTTCGCGACTGGCCACTTCCAACGCTTTGTCTTTTTGCGCGCTCGGAGCCTTCGCAACGATACGGGCAGACGCTTTCGCCTGCTTGCCAATAGCAGCCATCAATGTGGCGACATCAGTGTCATCGTTGGAGGCCATTTCCAAAGCGTGGCTGGTCATTTTCTTCGTTCCTAAAAAAGCTGTTGAGGCTTAAATAAAGGAACACTCCCTGCTTGTCACGCCAACGCCGATTAAAAACCAACGATGTTTAGCCGCCAAGAAGTGAGCGCACCATGTGCAAATATATCGCCGTTGCATCTTGCATCTCGTCAATCGACACATACTCATTCAGCGAATGACACTGCGCCAAAGAACCCGCCCCGCAAATCACGGTTGGGCATTTAAAATTTGGCCCATCAGTCGACCC
This genomic interval from Hyphomicrobiales bacterium contains the following:
- a CDS encoding nicotinate-nucleotide adenylyltransferase — encoded protein: MVRPFHPDDLKIPHVENGMSVGLFGGSFNPPHEGHVHVVETAMKRLQLDRVWWMVSPGNPLKDNDDLPSLPERIEASRSLINHPRVEVSGLEVSLSVTYSADLVRELVSRFPTVRFVWLMGADNLTNFHHWERWEEIVDNVPIAVIDRPGDTLASRASMVARKFAQTRLDEQDAALLKNFRAPAWTFIHAPRSPLSSTQLRRARLNPA
- a CDS encoding glutamate-5-semialdehyde dehydrogenase, with the protein product MASNDDTDVATLMAAIGKQAKASARIVAKAPSAQKDKALEVASRELLKATDDILAANALDMQAGEAKGLSAAMLDRLKLTPDRIAAIAKGLDDIRGLNDPVGEAISEWDRPNGLEISRVRTPLGVIGVIFESRPNVTADAGALCLKAGNAVILRGGSDSYHSARAIHACLVEGLKAAELPEHAIQNIPTTDRAAVGAMLTGLDGCVDVIVPRGGKSLVGRVQSEARVPVFAHLEGLCHIYVDQSAALDMSVEIVANAKMRRTGICGSVETLLVDRAVADTHLPSIAASLRERGCELRGDEAARALIEGMIPATEEDWRTEYLDAILSVRIVDGLDAALDHISDYSSSHTEAVICEDADVAERFFNEVDSAILLHNASTQFADGGEFGMGAEIGIATGKMHARGPVGVEQLTSFNYRVRGKGQTRT